The Dyadobacter subterraneus genome window below encodes:
- a CDS encoding Glu/Leu/Phe/Val family dehydrogenase, whose amino-acid sequence MAYIEPAPIKDKENPLESMMQRFDKAVELLGISDEMYHILKVPRKQVTVGIPVTMDSGKIKVFEGYRVIHSTILGPSKGGIRFDPDVNIDEVRALAAWMTWKCAVVDIPYGGAKGGVACNPREMSAGEMERLMRGYTIALLDVFGPDQDIPAPDMGTGPREMAWLMDEYSKAKGMTVQAVVTGKPLVLGGSLGRTEATGRGVMVSALAGMEKLRINPYRATAVVQGFGNVGSHAASLLRERGVSIHAISDISGAYYNDKGIDIAAAIAYRDANKGSLEGFTGAESISGDEIFSLPVDLLVPAAKEDVITRRNVESIQAKMIVEGANGPTSFKADDIINDKGIMVVPDILANAGGVTVSYFEWVQNRIGYKWTLERVNRRTDRIMKDSFDNVYATSLKYKVSLRIAAYIVAIDKVSSTYKFRGGF is encoded by the coding sequence ATGGCATATATAGAACCGGCTCCGATCAAGGATAAAGAAAATCCGTTGGAGTCTATGATGCAAAGATTTGACAAAGCGGTAGAACTTTTAGGCATTTCTGACGAAATGTACCATATTTTGAAAGTTCCACGCAAGCAGGTTACCGTAGGAATCCCTGTCACAATGGATTCTGGCAAAATAAAAGTTTTTGAGGGATACCGGGTTATTCACTCGACAATCCTTGGCCCAAGTAAAGGTGGTATCCGTTTTGACCCGGATGTAAATATTGACGAAGTGCGCGCACTTGCTGCATGGATGACATGGAAATGTGCCGTTGTAGATATTCCTTATGGTGGTGCAAAAGGTGGCGTGGCCTGTAATCCGCGTGAAATGTCTGCTGGAGAAATGGAAAGATTAATGCGTGGTTATACCATTGCATTACTAGATGTCTTCGGCCCCGACCAGGATATTCCTGCGCCGGATATGGGAACCGGACCAAGAGAAATGGCCTGGCTGATGGATGAATATTCCAAAGCGAAAGGAATGACCGTTCAGGCTGTTGTTACTGGCAAGCCGCTTGTTTTAGGAGGTTCATTAGGTCGTACCGAAGCAACCGGTCGCGGCGTTATGGTTTCCGCTCTTGCTGGGATGGAAAAGTTGAGAATCAATCCCTACCGTGCAACCGCCGTTGTTCAGGGTTTTGGAAATGTTGGATCTCATGCAGCGTCTTTGTTACGTGAACGTGGCGTTAGTATCCACGCGATCAGCGATATTTCCGGAGCTTATTATAATGACAAGGGAATTGATATCGCAGCGGCAATTGCTTACCGTGACGCCAATAAAGGTTCGTTAGAAGGATTTACAGGAGCCGAATCGATTTCGGGAGATGAGATATTTTCTCTGCCAGTTGATTTACTGGTTCCTGCTGCAAAAGAGGATGTCATTACCCGCAGAAATGTTGAAAGTATCCAGGCTAAAATGATTGTGGAAGGTGCTAACGGCCCGACTTCTTTCAAAGCTGATGATATTATTAACGATAAAGGCATCATGGTTGTACCGGATATTCTGGCCAATGCAGGTGGTGTTACTGTTTCGTATTTTGAATGGGTACAAAACCGTATCGGCTACAAATGGACTCTGGAACGCGTCAACCGCAGAACCGACCGCATCATGAAAGACTCTTTTGATAATGTATATGCAACTTCATTGAAATATAAAGTTTCACTACGGATTGCGGCCTATATCGTTGCGATTGATAAAGTATCAAGCACTTACAAATTCCGTGGAGGATTTTAA
- the typA gene encoding translational GTPase TypA: MQSIRNIAIIAHVDHGKTTLVDKIIHASKLFRENQEFGDLILDNNDLERERGITIVSKNVSVRYKDYKINVIDTPGHADFGGEVERVLKMADGVLLLVDAFEGPMPQTRFVLSKAIQLGLKPIVVVNKVDKENCRPEEVQENVFDLMFNLGATEDQLDFTTVYGSSKQGWMGPDWKTPTDNITFLLDTIIDQIPAAIIHPGTPQMQITSLDYNAFVGRIAIGRVLRGTLKEGAVMTLCKADGVFKKVKVKELQVFEGLGRVKVSEVEAGDICAVTGIEDFEIGDTLADAENPEALPRISVDEPTLNMLFTINNSPFYGKEGKFVTSRHLRDRLMKETEKNLALRVESTDTEDKFLVFGRGILHLSVLIETMRREGYELQVGQPQVLFKTDENGQRLEPIETLVVDVPESSAGKVIELATQRKGELLIMEPKGDLQHLEFEIPSRGLIGLRSNVLTATQGEAVMTHRFKSFEPFRGPIPGRNSGSIISKNTGAATGYTIDKLQDRGRFFVEPGEEIYTGQVIGEHTRPNDIVVNLQEAKKLTNMRASGTDDGLRIVPKINFSLEESMEYIQKDEYLEVTPQSMRMRKIYLEENDRKRFGAKIEMV, translated from the coding sequence ATGCAATCCATTCGTAACATCGCAATCATTGCGCACGTTGACCACGGCAAAACAACATTGGTCGACAAAATCATTCATGCTTCGAAGCTTTTTCGTGAAAACCAGGAATTCGGTGATCTGATTCTTGACAACAATGATTTAGAGCGCGAACGTGGTATCACTATCGTTTCGAAAAATGTTTCGGTACGTTACAAAGACTACAAAATCAATGTTATTGACACACCAGGTCACGCCGATTTCGGTGGTGAAGTGGAACGTGTACTTAAAATGGCTGACGGTGTTTTGTTACTCGTGGATGCATTTGAAGGTCCTATGCCTCAAACGCGTTTCGTTTTATCAAAAGCGATTCAGCTTGGTTTGAAACCTATTGTTGTTGTTAACAAAGTTGATAAAGAAAACTGTCGCCCAGAAGAAGTTCAGGAAAATGTTTTCGATTTGATGTTCAACCTTGGCGCAACTGAAGACCAGCTTGACTTTACAACCGTTTACGGTTCATCAAAACAAGGATGGATGGGTCCGGACTGGAAAACTCCTACGGACAACATTACTTTCTTGCTGGATACTATTATTGATCAAATTCCTGCTGCTATCATCCACCCAGGTACTCCACAAATGCAGATTACGTCTCTTGACTACAATGCATTCGTTGGTCGTATCGCGATTGGACGTGTATTGCGCGGAACTTTGAAAGAAGGTGCTGTAATGACGCTTTGTAAAGCAGACGGCGTTTTCAAAAAAGTGAAAGTGAAAGAACTTCAGGTTTTTGAAGGTCTTGGAAGAGTGAAAGTGAGTGAAGTTGAAGCTGGTGATATTTGCGCTGTAACAGGTATTGAAGATTTCGAAATCGGAGATACTTTGGCAGATGCTGAAAATCCTGAAGCACTTCCACGTATTTCTGTTGATGAGCCAACATTGAACATGTTGTTCACAATCAACAACTCACCATTCTACGGTAAAGAAGGTAAATTTGTAACATCTCGTCACTTACGTGATCGTTTGATGAAAGAAACGGAAAAAAACCTTGCACTTCGTGTGGAGTCAACTGATACTGAGGATAAATTCTTAGTGTTTGGACGTGGTATTCTTCACTTGTCAGTTTTGATCGAAACGATGCGTCGTGAAGGTTATGAATTGCAGGTTGGACAGCCTCAGGTTCTTTTCAAAACGGATGAAAACGGACAACGCCTTGAACCAATCGAAACATTGGTAGTTGACGTTCCTGAATCATCTGCTGGTAAAGTAATCGAATTGGCTACACAACGTAAGGGTGAGCTTTTGATTATGGAACCAAAAGGAGATTTGCAGCATTTGGAATTCGAAATTCCTTCTCGCGGTTTAATCGGTCTTCGTTCTAACGTATTGACTGCAACACAAGGAGAAGCTGTAATGACGCACCGTTTCAAAAGCTTCGAACCATTCCGCGGACCAATTCCAGGACGTAACAGTGGATCGATCATCTCTAAAAATACGGGTGCTGCAACAGGTTACACAATTGATAAATTGCAGGATCGCGGTCGTTTCTTCGTTGAACCAGGTGAAGAAATTTACACTGGCCAGGTAATTGGAGAACATACTCGTCCAAATGATATCGTTGTAAACTTGCAGGAAGCGAAGAAATTGACCAACATGCGTGCTTCTGGTACGGATGACGGACTTCGTATCGTTCCAAAAATTAATTTCTCTCTGGAGGAATCAATGGAATACATCCAGAAAGACGAATATCTTGAAGTAACTCCGCAAAGCATGCGTATGCGGAAAATATATCTTGAAGAAAACGATCGTAAACGTTTCGGTGCTAAAATCGAAATGGTTTAG
- a CDS encoding DUF4160 domain-containing protein: protein MPEISRFLGMIIKMFFDDHNPPHFHVEFQEYRAIINIKTADIVEGYLPPKQLKLIQLWTSIHEQELLENFVNLGKDFKSWNKIDPLT, encoded by the coding sequence ATGCCCGAAATAAGTCGTTTTCTGGGAATGATTATCAAGATGTTTTTTGATGATCACAATCCTCCTCATTTCCATGTTGAATTTCAAGAGTACAGAGCCATCATCAATATTAAAACTGCTGATATTGTTGAAGGTTATTTACCACCAAAACAACTTAAATTGATTCAGCTCTGGACTTCAATTCACGAACAAGAGCTTTTAGAGAATTTTGTTAATCTTGGTAAGGATTTTAAATCCTGGAATAAAATTGATCCCTTGACTTGA
- a CDS encoding M28 family peptidase → MNKNILAGIFLMLTTLSYAQDDATKYAESITPQDLKKHLVIIASDSLEGRDTGSPGQKKAAEYVSKYFKSYGLQPIADNGEGAKSYLQKYKLYKRSYGDVYVKIEGKKYSFNKDFYLNGLVSVPKETETAVVLAGYGIEDGTYNDYANLDVNGKSVIVFEGEPRAEDGKYLLNGTMEKTKWSGPLSWQQKVKLAVAKGAKYVFIITDKSGEDLDKEIRQRSVMARRFSSPTLKPVQESPNGIASFVLKPELAASLLKTSSQKLSNIKSNIDKGSKSTSKPLTGNVAFKADRITEIVNTENVAGFMEGTDKKDEVLVISAHLDHIGISANGEINNGADDDGSGTVSIVEIAEAFSKAKADGKGPRRSILFLNVTGEEKGLFGSEYYSENPLLPLANTIADLNIDMIGRVDEAHKNDPKYVYVIGADKLSSELHGISEEANKKYINYKLDYTFNDPKDPNRFYYRSDHYNFAKKNIPVIFYFTGVHEDYHRPGDDVEKIMFDKQAPIVKLVFYTAWELANREERIKVDSHKE, encoded by the coding sequence ATGAACAAAAACATACTCGCAGGAATATTCCTGATGCTCACGACTTTGAGCTATGCGCAGGATGATGCGACAAAATATGCCGAAAGCATAACACCCCAGGATCTCAAAAAACATCTGGTCATTATTGCTTCCGATAGTCTGGAAGGACGCGACACTGGTTCCCCCGGACAAAAGAAAGCGGCTGAATACGTTTCTAAATATTTCAAATCCTATGGTTTGCAGCCAATAGCTGATAATGGTGAAGGAGCGAAATCTTATCTTCAAAAATATAAACTATATAAACGCAGTTATGGCGATGTTTATGTAAAAATTGAAGGGAAGAAATATTCCTTTAACAAAGATTTTTATCTGAATGGCTTGGTGAGTGTTCCGAAAGAAACGGAAACGGCGGTTGTTCTGGCTGGTTACGGAATTGAAGATGGTACTTACAACGATTATGCAAATCTGGATGTAAACGGGAAATCGGTTATTGTTTTTGAAGGAGAGCCAAGAGCAGAAGATGGAAAATACCTTTTGAATGGCACCATGGAAAAAACAAAATGGAGCGGACCACTTTCCTGGCAGCAAAAAGTAAAACTTGCTGTGGCAAAGGGCGCGAAATATGTATTTATCATTACAGATAAAAGCGGAGAAGATCTGGACAAAGAAATTCGCCAGCGCTCGGTAATGGCCAGAAGATTTAGCTCGCCAACGCTGAAACCGGTACAGGAATCTCCTAATGGTATAGCTTCTTTTGTTTTAAAACCGGAACTGGCTGCTTCTTTATTGAAAACTTCTTCTCAAAAGTTAAGCAATATCAAATCAAATATTGACAAAGGAAGTAAATCAACATCAAAACCTTTGACGGGAAATGTTGCATTCAAAGCCGATCGAATTACTGAAATTGTCAATACCGAAAACGTGGCTGGATTTATGGAAGGCACGGATAAAAAGGATGAAGTTTTGGTAATTTCTGCTCACCTGGATCATATTGGAATCTCAGCAAATGGTGAGATCAATAATGGTGCAGATGACGATGGTTCGGGTACGGTATCAATTGTTGAAATCGCAGAAGCATTCAGTAAAGCAAAAGCGGATGGAAAAGGACCACGCAGAAGTATTCTTTTCCTGAATGTTACAGGTGAAGAAAAAGGACTTTTCGGTTCGGAATATTATTCAGAAAACCCTTTGCTACCGTTGGCAAATACGATCGCAGATTTGAATATTGACATGATCGGCCGTGTGGATGAAGCACACAAAAACGATCCGAAGTATGTTTATGTGATCGGTGCTGATAAATTGTCTTCCGAACTTCACGGGATCAGCGAAGAGGCGAATAAAAAATATATTAACTACAAACTGGATTATACTTTCAACGATCCAAAAGATCCGAACCGGTTTTATTATCGTTCTGATCACTACAATTTTGCCAAGAAAAATATCCCGGTGATTTTCTATTTCACAGGTGTTCATGAAGATTATCACCGTCCGGGCGATGATGTTGAAAAAATTATGTTTGACAAACAGGCACCCATTGTGAAACTTGTATTTTACACGGCCTGGGAACTTGCTAACCGTGAAGAGCGAATTAAGGTGGATAGTCACAAAGAATAG
- a CDS encoding Dabb family protein: MFVHNVFFWLKDKENEESRKALAAGLETLKAIESIVSVYIGTPASTRRPVIDASYDFAEIMIFDDEAGHDVYQVHPLHKKFVEDCAHLWEKVVIYDVEA; the protein is encoded by the coding sequence ATGTTTGTTCATAACGTATTTTTCTGGCTTAAAGATAAAGAGAACGAAGAATCAAGAAAAGCACTTGCAGCTGGTCTTGAAACACTGAAAGCTATCGAATCAATCGTATCTGTTTACATCGGTACACCGGCATCTACCCGCAGACCAGTTATCGATGCAAGCTATGATTTTGCTGAAATCATGATATTTGACGATGAGGCTGGCCACGATGTTTACCAGGTTCACCCACTTCATAAAAAGTTTGTTGAAGACTGCGCACACCTTTGGGAGAAGGTTGTGATCTACGATGTAGAGGCTTAA
- a CDS encoding sensor histidine kinase — translation MSLSPRFIALILAFVISLITTSFLAFVDGVNKSMLFVVATACFITSFFLVLYTIDIIVFREVNKMYRTIHKLKMKDFNMVPRKKLIQELNPLKTLNDEIFVYVSKKQKEIDELKKLELFRREFLADVSHEFKTPIFAAQGFIHTLLDGAMEDENVRERFLKKAAKNLDSLDVLVKDLLVLSQMETGDIKMNIAAVDMHQLSLNIFGRLENIAQDRNITLKVKPDDLAEVWVKADLDRIEQVMLNLIENAIKYGNEGGKVIVHFNSGKKFVEISVRDNGPGIPPEHLTRIFERFYRVDKSRSKERGGTGLGLAIVKHIINAHDTKIAVMSKPDKGTTFTFKLEKVFQGSTHADHEESFITQTNS, via the coding sequence ATGTCGCTGAGTCCACGCTTCATTGCTCTCATACTGGCTTTTGTCATTTCTCTCATCACCACATCCTTTTTAGCATTTGTTGATGGCGTCAACAAAAGCATGCTTTTCGTTGTTGCAACTGCCTGCTTTATTACTTCGTTTTTCCTGGTTTTGTATACCATCGACATTATTGTTTTCAGAGAAGTCAACAAAATGTACCGAACCATTCATAAGCTGAAAATGAAGGATTTTAATATGGTTCCGCGCAAAAAGCTGATCCAAGAACTGAATCCTTTAAAAACGCTGAATGACGAAATTTTCGTTTATGTTTCTAAAAAACAAAAGGAAATCGATGAATTGAAAAAGCTGGAATTATTCCGGAGAGAATTTCTTGCTGACGTTTCACACGAATTTAAAACTCCCATTTTTGCCGCCCAGGGATTTATCCACACACTTTTAGATGGTGCGATGGAAGACGAAAATGTACGTGAGCGTTTCCTGAAAAAGGCTGCGAAAAATCTGGATAGTCTGGATGTACTGGTTAAGGATCTGCTGGTACTTTCTCAAATGGAAACAGGTGATATCAAGATGAATATCGCTGCCGTGGATATGCATCAGTTGAGTCTGAATATTTTCGGTCGTCTTGAAAATATAGCTCAGGACCGCAACATTACACTAAAAGTAAAACCCGATGACCTGGCGGAAGTCTGGGTGAAAGCAGATCTTGACAGGATCGAACAGGTCATGTTAAACCTGATTGAAAATGCGATAAAATATGGAAATGAAGGAGGAAAAGTGATTGTACATTTTAACAGTGGTAAAAAATTCGTAGAAATTTCTGTTCGGGATAATGGTCCGGGTATACCACCGGAGCACTTAACCCGTATATTTGAGAGATTTTATCGTGTGGATAAAAGCAGATCCAAAGAGCGTGGCGGGACTGGCTTGGGCTTGGCAATCGTGAAACATATCATTAATGCGCACGATACCAAAATTGCAGTAATGTCAAAACCGGATAAAGGCACGACATTTACTTTTAAACTTGAAAAAGTATTCCAGGGCTCGACACACGCTGATCACGAAGAATCATTTATAACACAGACGAATTCTTAA
- a CDS encoding DUF2442 domain-containing protein translates to MLYYIEKIVSIHAYTISCLFNTGEVRDVDFTDIIEKYKKINDGLISELVDEEFFKSVQLDSYGTLQWNNGVDFDPDNLYKRSKKQIVTIQ, encoded by the coding sequence ATGCTATATTATATAGAAAAGATCGTATCAATCCACGCATATACCATTTCCTGTCTTTTTAATACAGGCGAGGTAAGAGATGTTGACTTTACAGATATTATTGAAAAGTATAAAAAAATTAATGACGGACTGATAAGCGAACTGGTTGATGAGGAATTTTTCAAATCAGTTCAACTTGATTCCTACGGAACCCTTCAATGGAACAATGGAGTTGATTTTGACCCTGATAATCTTTACAAAAGATCAAAAAAACAAATAGTAACCATCCAATAA
- a CDS encoding alpha-L-fucosidase has translation MIRRIFFLALFCSFSLFAQSQQQVVNNPERVKWFQDLGFGMFIHWNVDVSLGAVISHSLAGASDEYVERYMKELPTFFNPKKFDPDEWATLARLAGMKYVVFTTKHHSGFCMFDTKSTTFNVMNTPFKRDVTKEIIDAFRKQGIAIGIYFSPEDFLFFHQNNIPLGRLQNEKQFPMNNPKLMEYDKQQVKELLTNYGKIDIMFFDGPGDGLREYAWSINPDLVITRDAMNTPEQNIPDKASPRPWEACYTMGTDWQYKPTNDPQKSGTEIINMLIEIRAKGGNFLLNVGPKPNGEIQIEQESLLREIALWNFANRESIYAVKPLPVIRDKNIWFTQSNDDKYIYAFVTRNTPEEWKYGERRDFLLPMIEGNAKTKVSIMGYKSELVEYVNNFDASVKIAPTPIGLGISAVNGQRFYTNRRWPNAVVMKIENAKFKAPIEAKTSKSGIDGAK, from the coding sequence ATGATCAGACGAATATTTTTTCTAGCATTATTTTGCAGTTTTTCTCTTTTTGCCCAATCACAACAACAGGTTGTCAATAATCCTGAGCGTGTAAAATGGTTTCAGGATCTGGGTTTTGGTATGTTCATTCACTGGAATGTTGACGTTTCCCTGGGGGCTGTTATCAGCCATTCTTTGGCCGGCGCGTCTGATGAATATGTGGAACGTTACATGAAAGAATTGCCGACTTTTTTCAATCCAAAGAAATTTGATCCGGACGAATGGGCTACTTTGGCGCGTTTGGCAGGGATGAAATATGTTGTTTTTACGACCAAACATCATTCAGGGTTTTGCATGTTTGATACGAAGTCCACAACTTTTAATGTCATGAATACGCCTTTCAAACGTGATGTGACAAAGGAAATCATTGACGCATTTCGTAAGCAGGGAATTGCAATAGGAATTTATTTTTCTCCAGAGGATTTTCTGTTTTTTCATCAAAACAATATTCCGTTAGGGCGGTTACAAAACGAAAAACAATTCCCGATGAATAATCCAAAGCTGATGGAATATGACAAGCAGCAGGTGAAAGAGCTTTTGACTAATTATGGAAAAATCGATATCATGTTTTTTGACGGTCCGGGCGACGGACTGCGTGAATATGCATGGAGTATCAATCCTGATTTGGTTATCACCAGAGATGCCATGAATACGCCGGAGCAGAATATTCCCGACAAAGCATCGCCGCGTCCGTGGGAAGCTTGTTATACGATGGGAACGGACTGGCAGTATAAACCGACAAATGATCCGCAAAAATCCGGGACTGAGATTATCAATATGCTGATAGAAATTCGTGCGAAAGGCGGGAATTTTTTATTGAATGTTGGCCCAAAGCCAAACGGAGAAATCCAGATCGAGCAGGAAAGTTTGCTGAGAGAAATTGCGCTATGGAATTTTGCTAACCGTGAATCGATCTATGCGGTAAAACCATTGCCTGTAATCCGGGATAAAAATATCTGGTTTACGCAATCTAATGATGATAAGTATATCTATGCTTTTGTAACAAGAAATACGCCGGAAGAATGGAAATATGGAGAAAGACGTGATTTCCTATTACCAATGATCGAAGGAAATGCTAAAACAAAGGTTAGTATCATGGGTTATAAAAGTGAACTGGTTGAATATGTGAATAATTTTGATGCATCTGTCAAAATTGCACCAACGCCAATCGGTTTGGGAATAAGTGCAGTGAATGGTCAGCGTTTTTATACCAACCGCAGATGGCCCAATGCCGTCGTGATGAAAATTGAAAATGCGAAATTTAAAGCGCCAATTGAAGCAAAAACATCCAAATCAGGTATTGACGGAGCGAAGTAA